From Colias croceus chromosome 27, ilColCroc2.1, one genomic window encodes:
- the LOC123703798 gene encoding zinc finger protein 41-like has translation MRNIKDLIYLLIDTKISKLTCFMCFKQCEEMMDIYDRIHIESEWFSTTLSIKAMSEYIFPLQNVILTQACDGCVDMLISTYIRIRRKEYMEKYLKLITIKINEQLSKPLISNQKLYIATDLTNNSKVKCNEDSVNNDIGQDFEESNEIEKEECCPICYKSLLKKKLKAHMRLHKHRKRKTYSCDVCDYKTKCRTTLEGHKNNKHYQKRPHKCGTCEKSFYTKSALAEHIKTHKQTKDIICEICGDSFYHRKSLKDHLKLHSDDKTFECHVCNHRFVNLSRVNNHMKQKHGEKKEFCVVCGKRFVFKKDMRRHLKLVHKQEDLNFEIQDTVFNKNI, from the exons ATGAGAAACATAAAggatcttatttatttattgatcgatacaaaaatatctaagTTAACTTGTTTTATGTGTTTCAAGCAATGTGAGGAAATGATGGATATTTATGATCGTATTCATATTGAGAGTGAATGGTTTTCTACTACATTGAGTATAAAAGCTATGTCAGAATACATTTTTCCATTGCAA aaTGTAATTCTCACACAAGCATGTGATGGCTGCGTAGATATGCTTATAAGTACTTACATTAGAATAAGAAGAAAAGAATACATGGAAAAATACCTAAAACTTATAACTATTAAGATCAATGAACAATTAAGTAAGCCTCTAATTTCCaatcaaaaattatatattgcGACAGATTTGACAAACAACTCAAAAGTTAAATGTAATGAAGATTCTGTAAATAATGATATTGGCCAAGATTTTGAGGAATcaaatgaaattgaaaaagaAGAATGTTGCCCTATCTGTTATAAATCTTTacttaaaaagaaattaaaagcTCACATGCGGCTACACAAGCATAGGAAACGGAAGACTTATAGTTGTGATGTATGtgattataaaactaaatgtaGAACAACATTGGAGggccataaaaataataaacactaTCAAAAACGACCTCACAAATGTGGTACTTGTGAAAAAAGTTTTTACACAAAAAGTGCCCTAGCCGAACATataaaaacacacaaacaaacaaaagatATTATTTGTGAGATCTGTGGagatagtttttatcatagAAAAAGTTTAAAAGACCATTTAAAACTGCATTCAGATGATAAAACATTTGAATGTCATGTCTGTAACCATAGATTTGTAAATCTTAGTAGAGTTAATAATCATATGAAACAGAAACATGGCGAGAAGAAAGAATTCTGTGTTGTCTGTGGCAAGAGGTTTGTGTTTAAAAAAGATATGAGAAGGCACTTGAAGTTGGTGCATAAACAAGAggatttaaattttgaaattcaaGATActgtgtttaataaaaatatttaa
- the LOC123703813 gene encoding zinc finger protein 184-like isoform X1 produces the protein MEFQTKTVRELKTYSRSAKPRKHSEDLTSKLENSEEPLTTKDAIRFLLNGTLRFRVCRYCLNKTSELNELDEVLVLAGKSGLYEVTIKDIIASFHPFKVAHDSNFPNKICKKCLDKALACYLFTQQCEQSERALRNYFEDMDEKFSKLDPLEPVKRRGKPKLKPNYNVLHAEHLNIIDYAEPIINIVNLNTIPLEITEENELECSKCWQLLPNKFALANHEKSHPKTMWYHCKLCGKSFVKYSQLKKHKRIHAWSNEIAKPEIGFTCQQCGVNNKSLDEHLRHIEKHKFKNSLDNLIKRNTSNMCSICFNIDEETTEFSKTMSFHGGLPGLTGEKSIYSMVSSVFPDISLACYTGTKICNHCLSKLITTYIFLLSAKNIRNRLNTCISLILSDLDKVDEDKNVIIEIGQDAILPSFEYDNVELIKDEDMNIDVLEDEFRVSDSESIKSESIKSESIKSVSVQSDILSSLDENEFVNPAKNATKTYAKKNAVNGYQSYIDCEYLDDVCSEFLTFRKRTKNKKNCLFTCPICHKHFISDYFLNKHVLKHTFETVNCKFCAKTFKSKSRMFEHVKVVHSLKTQVFAECNVCGRNFTDALKLKKHIKRHFNTQCILCDKFFKTQVHHDRHIQRHIMKFKKNSRYEILTCSFCEKACINENDLSLHVNKVHLLMKPYSCDMCEKQFYTEYNLNCHKRLHSMFSKEECNFCGKVFKCRKNLVVHLRKHINIKPHYCPVCSKSFYSESGMKRHMKIYHGGRFCCRLCRTVVDSNTDLKTHIKVAHSCM, from the exons ATGGAATTCCAAACAAAAACTGTAAGAGAGCTAAAGACCTATTCTCGGTCTGCGAAGCCTAGGAAACATTCTGAAGATTTAACTTCTAAACTTGAAAACTCTGAAGAACCTTTAACAACGAAAGATGCAATACGTTTCCTTCTCAATGGAACGTTACGGTTTCGAGTTTGCAGATATTGTTTGAATAAAACAAGCGAGTTAAATGAACTGGATGAAGTGTTAGTATTAGCGGGAAAAAGTGGGTTATACGAGGTCACTATAAAGGATATAATTGCTAGCTTCCACCCGTTCAAG GTTGCACATGACTCCAATTTTCCAAACAAAATTTGCAAGAAATGCTTAGACAAAGCATTAGCGTGTTACCTCTTCACGCAGCAGTGCGAACAATCTGAACGAGCATTGCGTAATTATTTCGAAGATATGGATGAGAAATTCAGCAAGCTTGACCCTTTGGAACCTGTCAAAAGGAGAGGAAAACCAAAGTTAAAACCTAACTACAATGTATTACACGCAGAGCATCTAAATATCATAGATTACGCTGAacctattataaatatagttaatttaaatacaataccGCTAGAAATTACGGAGGAAAATGAACTTGAATGCTCTAAATGCTGGCAGTTACTTCCTAATAAGTTTGCACTAGCCAATCACGAGAAATCTCATCCTAAAACAATGTGGTATCATTGTAAATTATGCGGCAAGTCCTTTGTCAAATATTCGCAACTCAAAAAACATAAACGTATACATGCTTGGAGCAATGAAATCGCAAAACCAGAGATTGGCTTCACTTGTCAGCAATGCggagttaataataaatcactgGATGAACATTTACGGCATATTGAGAAACATAAGTTCAAGAATTCATTGGACAATTTGATAAAACGAAATACATCGAATATGTGTtctatatgttttaatattgatgAAGAAACAACGGAATTTAGTAAAACTATGAGTTTTCATGGTGGTCTACCAGGCTTGACTGGAGAGAAAAGTATTTATAGTATGGTGTCTTCTGTATTTCCAGAT ATCTCATTAGCTTGCTACACTGGAACCAAAATTTGCAATCATTGCCTTAGTAAATTGATAAcgacatacatatttttgctATCagctaaaaatataagaaatagaCTTAATACTTGTATAAGTTTAATCCTAAGTGATCTAGATAAAGTTGATGaagataaaaatgttataatagaAATAGGCCAAGATGCTATACTGCCCAGTTTTGAGTATGACAATGTGGAGCTAATAAAAGATGAAGATATGAATATCGATGTTTTGGAAGACGAATTTAGGGTTTCAGATAGTGAATCTATAAAAAGTGAATCTATAAAAAGTGAATCTATAAAAAGTGTATCTGTGCAAAGTGATATACTTAGTTCACTAGATGAAAATGAATTCGTGAACCCTGCTAAAAATGCAACTAAAACATATGCTAAAAAGAATGCAGTTAACGGTTATCAATCTTACATAGACTGCGAATATTTAGATGATGTTTGCAGCGAGTTTCTAACATTCAGAAAGCGAAcgaaaaacaagaaaaattgTCTCTTCACATGCCCCATCTgtcataaacattttatatcagATTATTTCTTGAATAAACACGTTTTAAAGCATACATTCGAAACGgttaattgtaaattttgtGCAAAGACATTTAAATCTAAATCTCGCATGTTCGAACATGTTAAAGTGGTACATTCGTTGAAAACACAAGTGTTTGCTGAGTGTAATGTTTGTGGTCGTAATTTTACAGATGcattaaaactgaaaaaacaTATCAAAAGACATTTCAATACACAATGTATTCTTTGTGATAAGTTTTTCAAGACGCAAGTACATCACGATAGGCACATTCAACGACACATCatgaaattcaaaaaaaatagcCGCTACGAAATTTTAACTTGTAGCTTCTGTGAGAAGGCGTGTATAAACGAAAATGATCTCTCACTACACGTGAATAAAGttcatttattaatgaaaCCGTACAGTTGTGATATGTGcgaaaaacaattttacacAGAGTATAATTTGAATTGTCATAAACGCTTGCATAGTATGTTCTCGAAGGAAGAATGCAACTTTTGCggtaaagtttttaaatgtaggaAGAATTTAGTTGTACATTTACGGaagcatataaatataaagccACATTATTGTCCGGTTTGTTCAAAATCGTTTTATTCAGAGTCTGGTATGAAACgtcatatgaaaatatatcatGGAGGTAGATTTTGCTGTAGGTTGTGCCGAACGGTAGTAGATAGTAACACAGATTTGAAAACTCATATAAAAGTTGCACATAGTTGTATGTAG
- the LOC123703813 gene encoding uncharacterized protein LOC123703813 isoform X2 translates to MEFQTKTVRELKTYSRSAKPRKHSEDLTSKLENSEEPLTTKDAIRFLLNGTLRFRVCRYCLNKTSELNELDEVLVLAGKSGLYEVTIKDIIASFHPFKVAHDSNFPNKICKKCLDKALACYLFTQQCEQSERALRNYFEDMDEKFSKLDPLEPVKRRGKPKLKPNYNVLHAEHLNIIDYAEPIINIVNLNTIPLEITEENELECSKCWQLLPNKFALANHEKSHPKTMWYHCKLCGKSFVKYSQLKKHKRIHAWSNEIAKPEIGFTCQQCGVNNKSLDEHLRHIEKHKFKNSLDNLIKRNTSNMCSICFNIDEETTEFSKTMSFHGGLPGLTGEKSIYSMVSSVFPDHKKHKYQELLLPTNVTHLRVMKRKFASDIFPAKKMKYTTDVKEILNINFDDVKRFLFSEPDVMNIMTLNYKYTAFKEHGNSFNITEYKTDNQMNIINNCELIEVNDNDDTEKAELNSQDTDDKSEIKQIQINSLILEETDTEKEEKIDNNINLSDTYENIWSKCKLCWIFKKPNCISCKELSNKNNSSHITCKESEITNENQNKQKNCKFCYMFTEVGYCNFCKKITNILADTKTCLKDDNKEQINTTTAKWQCEICLADNINRETCICCDENNTTNKNFNVVLNNSNFLTVLMNKVNENNKIIVSENNQEDTKIIDFQTVTRDIQVKENIFPIENNNDTLMEFETIEPNCIPTEEFMDFEEGYEKIVLENTAKETVKPDFTVVEKMDDIDIDKSVNVESFAFNIGVGNNNKRKKPIRRLAALRK, encoded by the exons ATGGAATTCCAAACAAAAACTGTAAGAGAGCTAAAGACCTATTCTCGGTCTGCGAAGCCTAGGAAACATTCTGAAGATTTAACTTCTAAACTTGAAAACTCTGAAGAACCTTTAACAACGAAAGATGCAATACGTTTCCTTCTCAATGGAACGTTACGGTTTCGAGTTTGCAGATATTGTTTGAATAAAACAAGCGAGTTAAATGAACTGGATGAAGTGTTAGTATTAGCGGGAAAAAGTGGGTTATACGAGGTCACTATAAAGGATATAATTGCTAGCTTCCACCCGTTCAAG GTTGCACATGACTCCAATTTTCCAAACAAAATTTGCAAGAAATGCTTAGACAAAGCATTAGCGTGTTACCTCTTCACGCAGCAGTGCGAACAATCTGAACGAGCATTGCGTAATTATTTCGAAGATATGGATGAGAAATTCAGCAAGCTTGACCCTTTGGAACCTGTCAAAAGGAGAGGAAAACCAAAGTTAAAACCTAACTACAATGTATTACACGCAGAGCATCTAAATATCATAGATTACGCTGAacctattataaatatagttaatttaaatacaataccGCTAGAAATTACGGAGGAAAATGAACTTGAATGCTCTAAATGCTGGCAGTTACTTCCTAATAAGTTTGCACTAGCCAATCACGAGAAATCTCATCCTAAAACAATGTGGTATCATTGTAAATTATGCGGCAAGTCCTTTGTCAAATATTCGCAACTCAAAAAACATAAACGTATACATGCTTGGAGCAATGAAATCGCAAAACCAGAGATTGGCTTCACTTGTCAGCAATGCggagttaataataaatcactgGATGAACATTTACGGCATATTGAGAAACATAAGTTCAAGAATTCATTGGACAATTTGATAAAACGAAATACATCGAATATGTGTtctatatgttttaatattgatgAAGAAACAACGGAATTTAGTAAAACTATGAGTTTTCATGGTGGTCTACCAGGCTTGACTGGAGAGAAAAGTATTTATAGTATGGTGTCTTCTGTATTTCCAGAT CATAAAAAACACAAGTATcaagaattattattaccaaCAAATGTTACGCATTTGCGCGTGATGAAACGAAAGTTTGCATCAGACATTTTTCCTGCAAAAAAGATGAAATATACCACAGATGTTAAAGAAATTCTGAATATCAATTTTGATGATGTCAAGAGATTTTTGTTTTCTGAACCAGATGTAATGAATATCATGActttgaattataaatatacagcTTTCAAAGAACACGGTAACAGTTTTAACATCACAGAATATAAAACAGACAatcaaatgaatattataaataattgtgaacTTATTGAAGTAAATGACAATGATGATACAGAAAAAGCAGAACTAAATTCACAAGATACGGATGATAaaagtgaaataaaacaaatacaaataaattctttgATATTAGAAGAGACTGACActgaaaaagaagaaaaaatagataacaatattaacttatcagacacatatgaaaatatttggtCTAAATGTAAACTATGTTGGATTTTCAAGAAACCAAATTGTATTTCATGCAAAGAGTtatccaataaaaataattcatcacACATAACTTGCAAGGAATCCGAAATAACCAatgaaaatcaaaataaacagaaaaacTGCAAGTTTTGTTACATGTTCACAGAAGTTGGTTATTgcaatttttgtaaaaaaattacaaatatattggCGGATACAAAAACATGTCTAAAAGATGACAATAaagaacaaataaatacaacaacaGCTAAATGGCAATGTGAAATATGTTTGGCAGATAATATAAACAGAGAAACATGTATTTGTTGtgatgaaaataatacaacaaataaaaactttaatgttgttttaaataactcaAATTTTCTAACAGTACTTATGAAtaaagtaaatgaaaataataagataatagTTTCAGAAAATAACCAAgaagatacaaaaataattgattttcaaaCAGTTACAAGAGATATTCAAGTcaaggaaaatatatttcccatagaaaataataatgatactCTTATGGAATTCGAAACAATAGAGCCAAATTGTATTCCAACTGAAGAATTCATGGATTTTGAAGAAGGCTATGAGAAAATTGTTTTAGAAAATACTGCAAAAGAAACTGTCAAACCAGATTTTACAGTAGTTGAAAAAATGGATGACATAGATATAGATAAAAGTGTTAATGTTGAATCATTTGCATTTAATATTGGTGTGGGGAATAACAATAAACGTAAAAAGCCAATACGAAGATTAGCTGCActacgaaaataa